GGCCAGGTTTGTGACACAGTGTCTTCTCTAAGTGTTCTGGAGGTGGGAGgagcccttctcccctccccaccatcagTGGTCTCCCCTCCAAGGCTCGCCGACTGCCCGCAGAGCGCCCCCCAGTGCTGCTCTCCCCTGAGGCTAGACCTGCGAGAGCAGCAGCGTGTTGTCGTGTTGGCCCCCGGCCCCCGGCGGGTGGCTGCTGGCTGCGTGCGGCCCCGGCGCAGCTGCCCTGGGCGCGGGCACTGTCCGTCTTCCACAGACGGCTCCGTTTTTTCAGGCAGAGACCCCGTCCCCCTTGGGATCCTGTGCCATCGGGATGGGGGCGTGTGTCATCCTGACACCCGTGCTGGAAGCCCCTCTGGCCACCGCATCCGGCAGACGCACAACCTGCGGCCCCTGGGAGGCTGGAGGCAGCTTTGCGAGGCGTGAGGAGAAAATGAGTGTGGCCTCGGTCCTGAAGCCGTGGGCACGCACTGGAGGGTTGTCCCACCTTTCTCCTGGGGTCTTGCCAGACGGCCACTCCGGCTGACAGCAAGTTGTCTGTTCGGCTTGGTAgaacccagaactctggggccctGGGTGACCCTCCCCAATGGAAGGCCCCACACTTGGCCAGTGAGCCTGCCCGCtgggctcccccctccccatccaGGCAGGACTGCAGCAAGAGGCCAGAGTCTGAGGCTCCCGTCAGCTGTGTGGGCACCAAGTCGGCAGTGCGCAGACAAGGCTGTGGTGGGAGGGGAGCACTGTCCCCTCGAGGTCCTGCCCGGAGCTCAGCCTGGGCGCCCTCCCCTGAGCCTTCTGCAGCTGTGGGGTGAGGTCCCAGCGTGGCAGCCCCACAGGGCACGCGGGGATGCAACTTGTCCCTTGCTGGGGTCCGGGTCTGCACGTCACTGTTCACACCTTGTGCACGGTCGAGTCTGCTGGCTGGGAGACCCTGGCCAGAGCTAGAGGCACCAACGACAACTTTTGTGTCTCTCACAGGTCTCCTCCGAGCCCCCCGCCTCCATCCGGAAGACAGATGACGCCTCCGCCCAGCTCCCCACATCTTCTGAGAAGGACAAACAGTCGGGCTGGCTGCGGACCCTGGCCAGCTCCTCCAGCAAGGTGGTGCGGGGCAGGGGacggaggagggaaggggggtgcCGCAGGGGTCCGCACCCCAGCCTCTGATGACCTCTGACGCCCGGTGCCTCTCTTCCTGCAGAGCCTTGGCTGTGTTCACCCTCGCCAGCGCCTCTCCGCTTTCCGACCCTGGTCCCCAGCGGTGTCCGCAAGTGACAAAGAGCTCTCCCCGCACCTCCCGGCCCTGATCCGTGACAGGTGAGTGCGCTCTGTGCCAGCAGGCAGCGAGGACACAGGGGCTGGGCTTGGGCTCTGCCACCTGGGTGTCCATAAGCACCTGCTGGGCCAGGAGCCGCCTAAGGTCTTTCTCAAAGTGGACAAGATCCAAGAAAGGCTGTTGCTCTGCGTGTCTCGGGATGGGCTTCCCCCCTTGTGGGTGCTCCTTTGGTGGCTCAGTGCAGGGGGAATGGAGGGCCCGGGGTGCTGCTGTGTTTGTTCCCACCCGCAAGCTGCCTTGTGCTGGCCCAGAGGCTCTCTGCTCCTGTGGGCCTGCTGTGAGTGCCTGCACATGGGGCCACGTGGGCCTGGAAACAGTCTGGGAGGGGGGCCACAGGCAGTCACGACCGTGCTGGTCCCTTAGACAGGGTCGGGCTACAGCCACTGGCTTGCATCTCCTCCTTCGCACCCTCCAGGGGGGCGGGTCCCATAAGGAGCTTTCACGTGCTGGCCATGTGGGATGGGGGacttggggtggggagcagatgcCTGTGGCCCCAACGCCCCCCATACCCCGCAGCTTTTACTCCTACAAGAGCTTCGAAACGGGTGTGGCCCCCAACGTGGCCCTGGCACCACCGGCTCAGCAGAAGGTCGTGAGCAGCCCACCGTGCACCGCCGTTGTCTCCCGGGCCCCCGAGCCTCTGGCCACCTGCCTCCAGCCACGGAAGCGGAAGCTGACCGTGGACCCCCCTGGAGCCCCAGAGACGCCGGCGCCCGTGGCTGTGGCCGCCCCAGAGGATGACAAGGACTCGGAGGCCGAGGTGGAAGTAGAGAGCAGGGAGGAATGTACGTGTGAGTCGGGGTCCTTGCCTGCCCCGGGCACAGTGCCGCACAGCCACGTGCCGAGCACCCTGGTGACCTCGGCTTCCGTCTGTGTTTCCGCAGTCACCTCCTCCCTGTCCTCGCTCTCCTCCCCGTCCCTCACCTCATCCAGCTCCGCCAAGGACCTGAGCTCCCCCGGCGTGCACGCCCCACCCGCTGTCCCGCCTGCCCCTGAGGCTTCGGCCCCTGCCGACCCCACGAGCGGCGGCCTGGAGGCCGAGTTGGAGCACCTGCGGCAGGCCCTGGAGGGCGGCCTGGACACCAAGGAAGCCAAAGAGAAGTTCCTGCACGAGGTGGTAAAGATGCGGgtgaagcaggaggagaagctgaGCGCCGCCCTGCAGGCCAAGCGCGGCCTCCACCAGGTGAGGCTCCGCCCCCGTGCCCGCGCTGGCCTGTCCCTCTGGGGCAGCACAGGCCGGCAGCTCTCCACCAGAAGCCCCGGGAGGTGGCGCGCCAAGGGCTGCTGCACCTCCTGGATGAGTGTGGGCCGCGGCCTCCGGGGTCCCTCGTGCACACGCGGGCTGTCGGAGGCGGATGCGGCAGTTGCTCTGGCGAGCATGGCGGCAGGACCAGGTGGCTCTGGTTGGGGCACAAGCGCATGGCCTACGCACACTCGCTGGCTCCGAGCTGACTCCGCAGTGCGCTGGGGACTGCAGGCCGAGGGGGTCTGGGCCCCgcccgcctccgcctccgcctcccaCCTCGGTAGCACCCGGCCCCCAGGTCCTCAGGTTGTCGTGTCCTCTGGGCCCATTCTCCGCAGAGCTCATGGCTCGGGGAGGGCGGGCCTTCACCCTCGGGCTCTGTGGCCCTGCAGGAGGCCCCCCGGCGCCCGCCGAGTTCACACGTGAACGGCTGGCGTCTGGCAGCTTCGCCCAGGGGTTCCTCTCACACCCGGCTGAGTCAGGCTGTCCTGAGAGCCCCAGATTTCAGATGTGTCTGCCAGGCCCTCGCCCAGAACGCCTTCTCCCTGGTTCCGGGTCGGGGCGTGAGTGCACCTGCCCACGCCGGGGAGCGCGGCTGTGCATCGGGCGGCCCTGCCTGGAGGGACCCCTGCGGCTGTGGGACCCGCCGCGGCTGTCTGCTCAGACCGCAGGCTGGAGTGCGCTGGGACCCCGTGGGGACGGGAGGGCCGGAGCAGCAAGGGGACGGTCCCCCGACCCCCGGCCCACTGTGTGTGCCGCTCGCTCTCCAGGAGCTGGAGTTTCTGCGCGTCGCCAAGAAGGAGAAGCTGCGGGAGGCCACGGAGGCCAAGCGCAACCTGCGGAAGGAGATCGAGCGCCTGCGCGCGGAGAACGAGAAGAAGATGCGGGAGGCCAACGAGTCCCGCCTGCGCCTCAAGCGGGAGCTGGAACAGGCGCGCCAGGTGCGGGTGTGCGACAAGGGCTGCGAGGCCGGCCGCCTGCGCGCCAAGTACTCGGCCCAGGTACGGGCGGGGGCCTCGCGGCGGGTGTCTGTGGCGCCCCCCAGGAGGCAGGGCCCGGCGGCGAGGCCCCAGCGCGCCCCCGTCGGCTGCCGCTGCGGAGCGGctcccggcccccggccccgggCGGGAAGCGGCCGGTGCTCTCTCGGCACCCGCGGGACCCGCTGCCGGCTCAGGAGGCCAGGGGGGCCCTTCCCTGGGCTGCCGGCGTTGGTCCGCCCCGGAGAGGCGGTCCTCTGGTCTGTCGGGGCCACCGTGTGGGGGTTCCTTGTGGCTCCTTCCCTCCAGGCCGGGCCCTTCCTTGGGGATTTTGCTTGAGGAGTCGGCTCCAAGCCGGCCCCAGGGGTGCAGGGGACCCCAAGCAGCCCCAACTCTTTTGTCCTGGGGCCGGGGCTGCGGGCTGCCCACCCTGGGCACCTCCGAGGGTCTCTGCACCGCCTGACGGGCTGTCCTGGCCGGCAGGAGTCCCAGGTAGGGGGGCGGTGGGCCCTGCGGCCCCCCTCCTCGGGCCTGGCCTAGGGTTCAGcagggttccccccacccccgggccgcAGCTCTTAGGGTTCGGGTCGTTGCCCACccgccggggtgggggggggtgtctgtgcTGCGTCTGCGCTCGGGTCATGCTGTCCGgcccctgtccctgcctccctTGCGGGCCGCATTTCCCACGCAGGAAgggggccgggcggggggcgggggcgagaGGCGGGTCCGCTGATGCCCCCGTCCCTTTCAGATCGAGGACCTGCAGGTGAAGCTGCAGCAGGCGGAGGCGGACCGCGAGCAGCTGCGCGCCGACCTGCTGCGGGAGCGCGAGGCGCGGGAGCACCTGGAGAAGGTGGTGAAGGAGCTGCGGGAGCAGCTgtggccccggccccgccccgagGCCGCGGAGAGCACGGCCGAGCCCGAGCCCTAGCGGACCCCACCGTCTGCCGCCGCGGGGCGGGCGCCGCAGGGAGCGGGTGGGCGGGCGGCCCGCGCCGGCCCGGGGCTCGGGGGCTCTGCGCGCCGGTGGGCCCGCCCCGCGGCCACACAGCACAACGTCTTACTGTGCCTATAACCAAGCGAGTGTTTGGAACCACACACTTTCGGAACCCACTGCAGAATTTTCTACCGGCCCAGCTCCCGTGCGCAAGCGGGCTTCCCAGCCGCCGGGCCGTGCGCGCCGGCAGCAGCCCTGGGCTTGCCGGAACGCTCTACCACGGACACTTTTGTTATAAGCTATTTAAAACCAATAAGAAGACTTGATACTCCGAAAAGTCAACAGGTTTTTTAATGACTAACTTTTAAAAGCCCCAGCAACACGTGACGCCACGCGAGGACCGGCTAAGGGAGCCGGGgtcgcccgccccgccccgcccctgcaaGCCATCGCAGCTCGTCCGCGGCGGCCCGGGACAGGGAGGGTTTTCTCCAGAGTCTATTTTTTCAGCGACGAGGACCCAGGCTTCCTGTGCTGCCgctgggcagagcagcagggagggcgCCGCGAGCCGGgctgcccccacctcctcctgcccGGCTGCCCGGcggcactggggggggggggtgggggtgggggtggggcagtgccAGGCCCGCGCCGCCTCGGCTGCCCTCCCCGGGCCACGCCTGTTGCGTCGGACTGAGGCTGCAGCGTTGGAACAAAACAGCATtacttcactatttttttttgtttgtttgtttgttcatttaaacGTATATTTAGAACTGCACTTTGTCAAaaatcttcccttctctttttattcCCCAGTTAACTGAggtttttacttttcaaatattgCGAACCCGTTTATAGAGCAGTGCACATTCTAAGTGCTCGAGTGTTTAGAAACCCCCTCTGGTGCTTGGTTGAACAAGGGAATCACAAAACGAAAATGCAAAAACTGAACTTCGGGGGGTAGTTCTGTGCCTTCCAGCATCTTGTACAGCAAACCCTGACTTGTCTTTTTACCCCCGAGATACTTGTCTTCAATAGGACTGAATCTGCCACTATCAGAATAAGTTCTTGCATTTATTCCAAATAATCTCGTTTACTCTCAACTGCAAATTGTATAAGGTTTTTTATGCCCAAGCTTGAAAAATGATCTCCCAGTGGACGAGAGGCGGCTTACCCATCCTGAAATTACGGTATTTACGTACACGAGAAAGATCTTACCAGAATTCCTCGCCTGACCCCGTTCTAACGCCGAGGCAGCTGTGAGCGCAGACGGAGGTGGAGACCAGACCGCCAGCCCAAGACTGGCGCCGCCCGCCGCCACGACCAGCAGAGGCTTGGTGACCGGGTCATACGCAGGGTTCCCGCCCGTGGTTTactgggggggaggggcgcagGTGCTGCTGGACCCCCCTTCTAAAGTGCAATGCAAAGGGACATCATATATATGCAGcgttggtttgggttttttttttttttttttttttttttgctttgtttattttgcaGTTATGCGGTCTGTATGCATGGGATGGTAGCGCTCTGCCGTGTGTGCACCCGTCCATGGGCATTATTACCGGCCCCAGAAGGGGCTGCTTGTGCTATGCCACACTCACAGTGCCGTGCTCAGCCTTGTTTTTCCAGAGTTGTGTGTTTTCAGTCGTTTCTTCAAGGGAAACTACAGGATTTCGCCAGGGCAGAGCTCTAAGCGCTTGTGCCCTGTGCGTCGGGCTGGCTGTGCTCTGGTGCCAAGTCGGAAAGTCCAGAGAGATCAAAGGGCCCCTGGGGCCTGCCGCCCAGGGCCTCCCGCTCGCTTTTAGGTTTGGGAGTTTGGGGTCCCGGAGGGTGGTGAGTTCTCGCAGCTCTCTGCTGGGGCCCCGCCTCCCCTCGCCCTGCCCGCCTCTGATCCCCGTCTCTCTGCTGGGTCCACACCTCCCTGTGCCAGCTTCGCCCTGGAAGGTCGGGAAGAGCTGGGCCCGCCACGGCTGCCCGGGGGTGGCGGGGACCGGTTGTCCCGGGCTCCCCGGTCACCAGCAGCTCGAGCCCTCTTGGGCAGCTCCCTGGGTGGAAGGGTGTCCAGGGGTGGGGGTGTCGGCGCGTTCTGGCCACTCCCATCCTCTGGGGGCTGGGCTGAGGGGCCGGAGACCCGGCCTTGGTCGCGCAGCTGCCGTTCGGTTTCTCTgcagaagggagaagagggatcTATCTTGTCGGCTGTTGACTCTCCCTGTGTGTAACCCGCCCGTTATCTGGATGACTGTGTTCAGTTTAATCACTCATTATTTCTACGCTGAAAGAGGATTTTTAACGAAGGgaaaaacaacagcaataacaTTCATATCTTTGGAGCAGCTAACTCACACACGTAATATCCTGCTTTTCGTACGGACTAGCCCCATGTACAGACGGTCCCTGTAAATACTGTTCCCGACACTGTTGTATCACATGCGTGTACGGTGGTTCCTTTTTCGGAAACTCTTTTCTTACCTGGTAGTTGTCTTGTTTTCGGGGTTGTTTTTAACTGAGGAAGAACAGCTCCCCTGCCCGAGGGGACGGACCCCCCCGCCAGCCCCCGGGCTCCGtccttcctgcccctgcccacccaccGCGTCCACCAGGCTCGAGCGGCCGTCTTGTTCTTGCTTTAAGTCAGGAGTCACAAGcgacattttttttcaattaaggaaaaaaaaaaaaaacccacagctctACCTTTCTCCCCGCCAGGAGCGTCCGCACCGCTGTCCGCGTCCCCTCTGCTGCTGCTAATGACGACATGATGACTTACTCTACTATCGAAAactatttttatgtaattaatgTATGCTTTCTTGTTTATAAATGCCTGATTGAAGACGAACACAGAGAAAGCTTGCTTATTTATGTACTTCGCTGTGTGCCGTAGTCCCTtggcgcccctcccccaacagATGACCTTGTACAATAAAGGACTTGGAGAGTGTGCCGCGGACAGCCGTGCTTGGGCCACCCTCCCCCCCGCCCGGGTCACCATCTGGGCCTGAGcccagggtgggggcgggggtgtctGTCTGCCTGTCAGACTGTGCGGACCTTCGGTCTCCGTCGACCCTGAGTGACATGGGGCTTGGGTGGGCAGCGCCCTGGCTGGggtgctgtctgtctgtctaggTCCCACCCGGCTGGCCCACGGATATCAGCTGGAGGGGACCGTGCGGGGGGCCGGAGGCCTGCCGCGCGCCCCCCTTCGTTCCGGGGCAGATGGCCAGCTGCCCTCAGGGGGCCTGAGAGCCCTGGGCCCCAGCGTGCTGGCCTGAGGGAGAAGCTTGGGGACTCtggctgtgctgggtgctgggaacCCTGGGCTGCCACCTCTCCTGGGTCCCTGTGGCTGCCGGTGTCCCAATTCCCGGCTCCACTGGAGCCCTTCCAAGGTCATAGGTGGTCACCTGGAGAACTGGGTGGTGGGAAGCCCCAGTGCCCAGCCCTGGCTGCTGCACACGCAGCCCCAGCAGTCCTCGGGGGTCCCAGGGAGGGGGACCGAACCCGCTGGGCTTTGGAAAGCCGAAGCCTAGAGAAGCCCACTCTGCCGGAGCTCCAGGCTCCTATCCAGGCCGGATCTGGAGCGTGGACAGTGGGGACCAGGAGGAAGAACCTCCATGTCGTCCACAGGCTCCCCAAGGCCAAGATCCCAGCCCCTCGAGGGGGGCCACCCAGgatctgacagagcctgggttGGGGAGCTGAGGGAAGGCGGACGGTTTACAagccccaggcccctgcccctCCTACTGCTTATGGGGCCCCGGGGCCCtgcctggggtcctgggcctgCAGGTGTGGCCCGCAAGGTTACATAGTGGGGCTCAGCCCCAAGAGCGGAGCCCAACCCCCCATCACCTGGGTGTCACCTTGGCCTGACCCCGTCGTGAAGCCACAGGACCATCGGCCAGAATCTGAGTGCCCGCCTTCCCGGACAGGGCTGGACACCTAGGGTGTGGGCCCCCCATGACGACATCTGCCCAATGTCCAGGGCACCGTGTGGTGCTGTTGGGACGGCTGCTCCTCGCTGTCCTCTGGGGTCTCCCCAGTGGCCCTGGGTGGGAGCCGAGGGCGGCCGCGGCGGGCAGCCAAGGCCCTACCTGTGCCCAATGCCAAACACTTGCCCCTTTCTCGGCCTCACAACCAAGCCCACCTGGATGGGCGGCAGGTCCTCATGGGACCTCACGGACTTGTCCAGACCTGCTGTTCCCACAGGGTATCGATGCAGCCACTGATGTCCCCTCCCTGGGGCCTGCCAGACAGGTGTCCCTGTGCTGCTGCCAGGCCTTGTCCTTCCGCAGAGCATCTCCTGCCGCCGCTCAGGGCCCACAGGCTCTGGGCTCCCCACTGGCTCCAGGGCAGAGGTCCGCAGGCTGCTCCAGGCCCCGAATGTGGGAGGAATGaggcggtgggaggggagaggccgTCCCGGAGGAGGGCAGGAGCCCCGCAGGGACTGGAGAAGGGGGCTTCCCCAGGGTGGCGGGCCCAGTGCAGGCCATGGGGGCACCACGTGGCCAGTGTGGTGCTCAGCCCATGTGGGGCCTTGGAGGTGGACTGGCGGCCGCCTCAGAAGCACGGACGCCAGCCAGTACCTTCCCGGGGCTGGGGCTCCAACTCTGGGTTCACTTTTGGGTGAATTTAACTTTAAAGGCCCCTGGGTCggggcaccctggtggctcagtctgtgaagtgtCCGATTTGTGATTTTTGCTCGGGTCACGGCCTcatgggtggggggggatggagacccatgtctatctgtctgtccaggctccgtgctgagtgggggggtctgcttgagattattgCTGTCCACctcccttgtccctccccctgtggCCCCTCTCGCAAGTAAATCGGTCTTTCAGGGGCCCTGGGCACCCTGATGCAGGACACGGGGGCTGTCTGCTGTCAAAGCCCCCTTCCCAGTATTCCTGGCCACGCCCTGCCTCTTTGCCCCACCTCTGGGTCCCCTGGCTCAGAACTGCCCACGCCACTGGCATGCTGCCCAGGGACCACAAGGCTGTCCTGCCGCAGGGCCTCGTTTGCCCAGAACCCTGGCCTGAGCCGGGCTCCGGGTCCGGGCTGCTCCGAGGATGGTTCTGCTTTCCACACTGCCCGAGGCCCCGGGGATGCGGGGGGCCTGGGGCAGAGGGGGTGCTCCCGGGCGCCTACCCAGGTCCTTGGTTTCTGGGCCTGCCCTGTGACACTCCCCCACCCTCCGCTTTCACTTCTGCCTCTTCCGCCAGCAGCCCCGGCCCCACCCCGGTCCCCTGTGCACTCAGCCATTCCTGCCCGTCTGTGTCTTGGGATCTCCACCCGTCCTCCAGTCTgttggccccagagccacagtCTGGccccccaggccccacccagcACCCTGTGGTCACGGGGGCTGACCGCAGGCCAAGAACTCGTACCCTTATCTGGGGAGGCGGATGCCAGGCGCGCCCTCCATGGAAAGAGGAAGCCGCCTGCCCATTTACAGTAACAGCTGGGACGGCGCATCCTCCCCAGGGCCCCCAGGGAGGACTGCGGGGTCAGACCCGGCACTCAGTGTggtcccccacctccaccccacccacACTCCCAGCTGTGGCCAGCAGCCCCCTCCCTGGCTTGCCCAACCTGGAGCCTGACCTACCTCCACTCCCCACCGacacctcctccctctctgcctgtcccatCAGAGGCCACCCCCCCCCCTTCTCACTGGCCAGGCAGGGACAGGCTGGAGGGCTCCCGAGAATCCCAAGGTCCCACACCCACACTCTGCTGGCCAGGGCCCAGCACAGTCTGAGTCCCACCACCTGCAGGAAGACAGGGATCCTGTAGGGAAAGTGGACCGGAGATTCCCGCGGGACTGTGTGCCCTCAGCAACAGGTGTGCTGACCCCAGCCGGATGTAAGAGCAGGGCCTTGGAGGGGGACCCTGACCCTACCCACGGAGACCCACCATGCTCTGTGCCCCCCTGTGTGCTCTGCCCACTGCCAGGCAACCGTGGCACGGGGGTGCAGAACTTTCGGGGCCTGGATGCCTGCCCGccccgtcccccccaccccctccccacacgcAGTGATGACGTGAGCCTTGTAGGCCTCACACGCGCAGCCATCTGTGCTCAGACccatgccaggggctgggggccgcGGGTGCTGGGGCTCCCAGCCCTGGAGCAGGTGGCTCCACTGTAGGAGGTGGTAGGGACAGGCAGGTGTCTGGCAGGGCTGGGGTCGGGCCTTCCTGCTCCAAGCCTGGCCCAGGAGCCCTTACTGGCAGGAAGCTTGGCCCAAGCTCTTACCCAGGTCACTCCTCCTGCCACAGAAGCTTGCTCTGGAAACCTCCAGGGGTAGGCACCTTGTGAGGGTTGGAGCCTGAGATCGAGCTTGGCCCCCACCAGAGGACACACCTGAGTCTAGCTCAAGgcccaggcaggggtgggagagagaaggcag
This Neovison vison isolate M4711 chromosome 2, ASM_NN_V1, whole genome shotgun sequence DNA region includes the following protein-coding sequences:
- the SKI gene encoding ski oncogene isoform X3; protein product: MEAAAGGRGGFQPHPGLQKTLEQFHLSSMSSLGGPAAFSARWAQEAYKKESAKEASAAAVPAPVPAAAEPPPVLHLPAIQPPPPVLPGPFFMPSDRSTERCETVLEGETISCFVVGGEKRLCLPQILNSVLRDFSLQQINSVCDELHIYCSRCTADQLEILKVMGILPFSAPSCGLITKTDAERLCNALLYGGAYPPPCKKELAASLALGLELSERSVRVYHECFGKCKGLLVPELYSSPSAACIQCLDCRLMYPPHKFVVHSHKALENRTCHWGFDSANWRAYILLSQDYTGKEEQARLGRCLDDVKEKFDYGNKYKRRVPRVSSEPPASIRKTDDASAQLPTSSEKDKQSGWLRTLASSSSKSLGCVHPRQRLSAFRPWSPAVSASDKELSPHLPALIRDSFYSYKSFETGVAPNVALAPPAQQKVVSSPPCTAVVSRAPEPLATCLQPRKRKLTVDPPGAPETPAPVAVAAPEDDKDSEAEVEVESREECTFTSSLSSLSSPSLTSSSSAKDLSSPGVHAPPAVPPAPEASAPADPTSGGLEAELEHLRQALEGGLDTKEAKEKFLHEVVKMRVKQEEKLSAALQAKRGLHQELEFLRVAKKEKLREATEAKRNLRKEIERLRAENEKKMREANESRLRLKRELEQARQIEDLQVKLQQAEADREQLRADLLREREAREHLEKVVKELREQLWPRPRPEAAESTAEPEP
- the SKI gene encoding ski oncogene isoform X1; the protein is MEAAAGGRGGFQPHPGLQKTLEQFHLSSMSSLGGPAAFSARWAQEAYKKESAKEASAAAVPAPVPAAAEPPPVLHLPAIQPPPPVLPGPFFMPSDRSTERCETVLEGETISCFVVGGEKRLCLPQILNSVLRDFSLQQINSVCDELHIYCSRCTADQLEILKVMGILPFSAPSCGLITKTDAERLCNALLYGGAYPPPCKKELAASLALGLELSERSVRVYHECFGKCKGLLVPELYSSPSAACIQCLDCRLMYPPHKFVVHSHKALENRTCHWGFDSANWRAYILLSQDYTGKEEQARLGRCLDDVKEKFDYGNKYKRRVPRVSSEPPASIRKTDDASAQLPTSSEKDKQSGWLRTLASSSSKSLGCVHPRQRLSAFRPWSPAVSASDKELSPHLPALIRDSFYSYKSFETGVAPNVALAPPAQQKVVSSPPCTAVVSRAPEPLATCLQPRKRKLTVDPPGAPETPAPVAVAAPEDDKDSEAEVEVESREECTFTSSLSSLSSPSLTSSSSAKDLSSPGVHAPPAVPPAPEASAPADPTSGGLEAELEHLRQALEGGLDTKEAKEKFLHEVVKMRVKQEEKLSAALQAKRGLHQELEFLRVAKKEKLREATEAKRNLRKEIERLRAENEKKMREANESRLRLKRELEQARQVRVCDKGCEAGRLRAKYSAQIEDLQVKLQQAEADREQLRADLLREREAREHLEKVVKELREQLWPRPRPEAAESTAEPEP
- the SKI gene encoding ski oncogene isoform X2; protein product: MEAAAGGRGGFQPHPGLQKTLEQFHLSSMSSLGGPAAFSARWAQEAYKKESAKEASAAAVPAPVPAAAEPPPVLHLPAIQPPPPVLPGPFFMPSDRSTERCETVLEGETISCFVVGGEKRLCLPQILNSVLRDFSLQQINSVCDELHIYCSRCTADQLEILKVMGILPFSAPSCGLITKTDAERLCNALLYGGAYPPPCKKELAASLALGLELSERSVRVYHECFGKCKGLLVPELYSSPSAACIQCLDCRLMYPPHKFVVHSHKALENRTCHWGFDSANWRAYILLSQDYTGKEEQARLGRCLDDVKEKFDYGNKYKRRVPRVSSEPPASIRKTDDASAQLPTSSEKDKQSGWLRTLASSSSKSLGCVHPRQRLSAFRPWSPAVSASDKELSPHLPALIRDSFYSYKSFETGVAPNVALAPPAQQKVVSSPPCTAVVSRAPEPLATCLQPRKRKLTVDPPGAPETPAPVAVAAPEDDKDSEAEVEVESREEFTSSLSSLSSPSLTSSSSAKDLSSPGVHAPPAVPPAPEASAPADPTSGGLEAELEHLRQALEGGLDTKEAKEKFLHEVVKMRVKQEEKLSAALQAKRGLHQELEFLRVAKKEKLREATEAKRNLRKEIERLRAENEKKMREANESRLRLKRELEQARQVRVCDKGCEAGRLRAKYSAQIEDLQVKLQQAEADREQLRADLLREREAREHLEKVVKELREQLWPRPRPEAAESTAEPEP